Within Topomyia yanbarensis strain Yona2022 chromosome 2, ASM3024719v1, whole genome shotgun sequence, the genomic segment tccacttttattgaaaatgcgtagttttctacgcattaatgggtacttgattttatcagtgtaatgacccaattgtggccgaaccgaaacaaaacttatggcaacagaggcttcatcaaagaaaaatgacaaccgcactcacacacagaaaaaaatgtgcacacctatATCCGTCTTGTATGTAACCCACACGTAACCTCAAACAGCTGATGGTAAATATTGCTTTGACAAGTATGTCAAATATGATACGAATACGCATTTTCTATAAATTCTGCGTGAGTGTAAATTTTTGCCGAACGACGAGCACTAGAAAGTGTTCAATATTTCGCAAATTCTCATAAATATTCTGCCCATTCTAAATAAGAATTGGTTTATCATGTTCCGCGAATAAGTGATTTCATCGAGCTGCATATATTTTAGGTAATTCTGGTTTGATTTGATACATATCTTGCTTCAACCTAACCTATGTACAAATCTAATTACAATTACAAACTCAAATGGGTGTTGTTcaaattcaatttaatattaatctCGACATTGTCACTACAAATTAACAATGATTTTATGCCAgtaatataaataaagaaaaaacatCTCATCTTCCCTATagcacaaaataaaaatcaatactTTGAGCAAATAACAGAAGCGTAAACCATTGAATCGAAAATGTCGGCCGAATCAGCAGTATACGAAGCATTGATGTACGCTTGCAGTCAGGATGCACAATTGCTCAAACCGGCAGAGCAGAAGCTTGCGGAATGGGAAATTCAACCAGGTTTCCATTTGACGTTGGTTAAGCTGTTTTCAGACCAATCAATCGATGCTAATGTGCGTTGGATGGCCTCTTTATATTTCAAAAATGGGGTACTCAAATATTGGAGGAAGAACGCACCAAAGTAGGATGAACTGTTTTTATTTAGAGAATGAAGATTATTAATTTGTTCTATATTGCAGTGCAATCGCACCAGAAGAAAGAGAAGAGATAAAGAAAATTCTGTTACTGCGGTTTAATGAGCCGGTACAACAGATTGCAATTCAGATTTCGGTACTCATCGGAAACATTGCTCGATTTGATTGTCCACAAGAATGGGTGGAGCTAGTGCCAACGCTGGTTGAGGTAGTCCAAAGTAATGACTTGTTAGTACAGCATCGTGGGCTGCTCATACTACTTCATGTAGTAAAAGTACTTTCATCGAAACGGCTCCAACGCGACAGGAATCACTTCGAGGtaatttaaaaatgtaaatttttaaatgggTGCTAGAACTTTATTTTTAGGATCTGACAACAAAACTCTATGATTTTATCCTAAATCTGTGGGATGGATTCACACAACTTTTCTACACTAATATTCGAGAGCGAGCATCATTGGAATTGTGTACTTCTAATTTGGAGAAAGCAATAATATCTTTGCGAATTCTTAAGAAACTCACCATTTATGGTGTATATGGGCCGCACCTTTCCCCAAAATGCATGATGTTCATACGCGTGGTATTCCAACGATTGAAGGAGCTACTAGACTGCCGATTGCAAGTTAAGCAAATCGAAAAACAACAGATAGCCGGTTGTAAACTGAGTGGACAGATGGAAAAGTTCACAATCAAACACATGAAGTTCCTTAACTTGTTCTTCGAAACACATCCAGCTTCGTTCGTCGAGTTCATTCCAGCGGCCTTTGAGTTTTCATTCAACTACGTTTTTCACGAGGGAACGAATCTCATATTCGAAGACAATGTGATTACATTCCCTAATTTTGCAATACAATGTTTAAATTTGATTAAAGGTATTCTCTCGCATAACCTGATACATGTAGATAGCGATAGAGGTAAGAGCTCcgaggtttaatttttgttcatttttacatactTCATTTATTATAGAACAAATCATCAACAAGGCGAAAAATGAATTCTTCACACCAGAGCGATTAAGTTATATTTTTGAGAAGATTATTATGCACTACTTTTTACTAACATCCGAAGAGTTTGAACTATGGGATAGTGACCCCGAAAGCTACGTGTTAGATGAAGGTGGCGATTCATGGAAGTACAACCTGAGGGTAATACATATTTATTAACTTTGGTGATTAGTACTGATGCCGCAATTTCAATTATAGTGTTGTACAGAAGCATTCTACATGATACTGTTCCAGAAATACAGTCCAATGTTGATAATCGAGTTACAGAAGTTTATATCGAAATCACAATCGTTAGCATTGACAGAATCTTCGGATATCACGGATTTGTTGATAAAGGATTCAATTTACAATGCTACGGGACTGGCGGTATTCAACTTATTTGATGAGGTAAGCTTACAGTCAGATTGAAgcgaatattttcgaaaacgCAGCGCAATCAGTAATATCAAGTGTTGTAAAATCGGTATTATACAAGCTCTTTTGTCGTAAGACCGATAATTTACACAGCTTCATCATGTCCTAGCAAATTCGACTAGTTTTTTGTTTTGCCTAAGATGAACCCTGCTCGAGTTTAGATTCTATTTAGATCACACGACGTACTGAAGCTATCCAGCTCACTTTGATGAAAGTCGACATCGGTTGATTCCCGTATCCGTCGCAAAACCTTCATACTGTAAACGATGGAAAGGCGGACTTcttgtaatttgatattgacgtcagTAAAATGGAGGAGAAAATTACTGGGTCGAGATGGCTTTCTTGGGAGATTCCGGATGTAGCGAGAAATAGGATAGACAGTTTCTTATGCTGCATTGTAGTTGCCTTCCATTGAGATAGGAACAAAATCAGCGAAAAAGTGGTCTATGAATACCGATTTTATCTAGCTGGgatattgcgatatcatggatcattttgtcgaaggccgatggatccatgtatataacattaatttGCAATCCTTCGGCGAATCCACTCGAATACGTACGTTTTAAATACAAAGAGTTTGGTCTTTTTCGATCGTTTAGGTATTCAATTGGCACTCATTCTTCGTTTTTGCACATGATGGTCGAGTAGATAAATACCGTTAGAAAACGTCGCTGCATCGTTTTTTTCGTCCcaatttatatccaacagcaTGCTAGTGGTGCTGTCGTACTGCTTGTTAAAATTTCTGCGTCGTTCTAATGATAGATTTAAAGGTCTCCGTTAGGGAAGGTCTCGTAGATCGCGTCGAACAAATCTTTTCTGCATACGTTCAATCCGTAGATTACAAACAAGCTGATGAGGACTTCAAATCAGACTGGCACTCTTTAAagttgatttttgaaataaaaccgAGTTGTCGAGTTACTTTCGAGATTAAAGCGGAGCGATGCAGATTGAAGGTTAACTTAACATCCAACAAGACGCCAAGGTCGCTGTCGTGATTAACTCTTGAGCCCCTTGATTTTGTAGTCGTAAAGTATTGGATTGACTATGCGGTGGAAAGTTTTAATCTGACATTTAGCGATGCTAACAATGAGCCAATTTCTACGACACCATCAGACCAATGTATCTAGTAGCTCTTAAAACCGAATGAACTAGTCGTCGCTATTGCGGACTACTGTCATCAGTGTAAACCAATTTGAATGCAAAACCAAGCAGCAAAGTAGCAAGAACAGCACAAACAGTCAATTTACCATCCTCCATCTGCGAAATGTAAGTTTGCGTGAAATCtaaaagatttgtgtttacGAATCGTCCTGGCATAAATTCATGTTGATCGGTGGATATGGAGCTTCTGGGACGCGAAAGCACGACGGTGCTCACAACTATTTCAAATATCTTGGATACTGGCGATGAACTAGTTATGCCACAGTAGTTTCTTACATTTCGACGGTCACCACTCTTATATACCGGGAACATGAACGACTACCTCCTAATCACCGGATATGTTCCTTTCCCAAACGATTTTTAAAATCGTCCCggtaaaaaaagattttttcaaccTATTCGCATTGGTAACAATCATGTCGGGAGTGATTATAAATGTACTCAAATCCACTAAGTTTTCAAGAACATccaaccttaaggttaaaacctctttaATCGAAATAAAGAACATTCATTAAggagttatatacaaagttgtggtgaAAAAGTGAGcaaagttcgtgattttttaaaagtgtttaaGCAAATTTGATTTGAGACAGTTGGTAGCACAATcaaaaatagagaaaaaaaacaagtaaaatttaaaagaatattcaaggttgtcggagttatgACCTATCCACCGAAGCGGGTTTTTTGTAGAGTTTTTCGGTAAAACGTTCTCCAAgacgaaccgctcaactgaaatccaaaaactaaaaagattattgaaggaAAATGTATTGTGTGCTTGAACGGATTGGtttccaaacaaaaaaaatcttgcaaaaaaaatatgttgaccaaaaaattgagttttgttgtgttcaaaattttaaacaaaaattcattgcaatggatcgaacattttttgaaaaaaattgaaccgttcaagtacacaagAATGTGaacacaaaaaattcaaaaacggTACTTACCAAAAAActtcattccgagataattgcgtttaaagttttttgttaacttcattcgtggaAGAATCAGCGTCTGTAATTTAAATTTAGTGCTccaatctggatgaaatttcgcacagatatatacaataatttttttttctattttttgagctccaactttgtatataacccgtTAAAGCAGTATCAGCTTCTAAGTCGGAGGCGGTATTCATAGCAAAGACAGAAGGGAAAAATTTCGCAAACAGCTCACACGAATTCACAGCAGACGTTGATTCAATTTATCCGTAGAATATTAGTGAAATATTTTGGCACTGGAAATgttttttatgaataaaattaagtTTTTATGAGAAGCTATGACTCACTTGTGGGTGTACAAAACTAAATACATTACTTTAACAGGGGGCCTTGAAGTCGTTCCTAGGAGGTCCGCGAAGAAGAATATCTTTTACAAGTAGATATTAAAACTTATGTTAAGCCATGGTCCGCAACGACCTAAGGTGATGTCAAAGGGGTTCGCGACCACTCAGAATAATTTTGAAGGTGTCCGCTGTGCAaacaaggttgagaaccgccgagctgaatcataggtgtcgcatgaccaTATTTAGTTTTGCAGCAAATCGCCAACTGATTTCCACCAGAACTCCAACTTAAACGAAACAACCTATTTCATATGAGGCGCTATTTTGGCGGAAAATATGCTATATGATGTACTTGCCAATGTATAGTTACAGAgtcgtagcgtgcggttggccaggttggcccccgccaagggcgccagcctCAGGGCGGCGCTGAAATCAAGACCagctttttaatttttgttaggATAAATCATGAAATTAGTGAAGATAATGTGTCATTTCCAAGTGAATTGAACACTGGAAAAGAAGAGGATGTATATCAAAGGGTTTGCAAAACTAATGCAATTTTTGCTCGAGGAGAAACTGAGTCAGGATCTAACTCCAACTGGTCATAATAGGCATAACTATTTTTCAGCATTCTCAATGTAAAAGTCATCCTCACGATTCTCGGTATAACAGCCGAACAGGCAGACGAttcttgtcgaagaagacgtaATTAACTCTTTCATGCCCTACTTTTtactagtgcatgtagggtttcaaaactatttttttcttgaaaacggtggggtcaagaaacacgaaaagccttttttcatggagataggtgcttctctcgcagtgctagaagctgctcaatttttactttccaatgcctaatacaattctcctagaatatttactttagtccaattgcgtggaaaacgcaGCCAAATAtactctaaattgataagttttatcagttttcaataatattgcaatataacgaagatatatgaaaaaatcattttatgtcgttaacgtaaactgtccctggcaatACTGCTCAATCGGTAtctaatcagactaattgcattaatttcagttctagagctgatccttgtaactgttaatgctcaaatgaaaggtaatagtcacatttattagtctaacttatttttgtgagcagatcttgtctcaatcaaaagttataactgtttaTAAACGTTGTTAtttacaaacaacatgggcatgaaggggttaaacaCCAAAGTTCATTCGATACGAGtttgaacacaattttttctCATCCAGTacgattttcattcaaaaatctttTCTCAATGAAGCAAAGAGACCAtgaaacagccaaccccgtgcttcagtagatccgcGCACAATTTCGAATCGGTGACACCaacgtcgatctcaactttgtaagCGGATAATTAGACGCGATAGTCCTTCATACTAGCCTTGTCGCCTCTaacgtcatttgcttgctttagaaaGAATATTACAATTCTGAACTTATCTGGACAACCTTTTGGAAAATCTGTCACTGTTGATTATGTCTGCGttagtttttttcaaaatctttacAATACTTAGCGGATTTCCTTTGGTCCAATAGAAGCTCAAATATGGTCCAACCGAGTTCAATCAATGTTTTTAAACGGGTAGTCGGAATTTGAGTTTTTTCAGGAGTTTTTTTATGCCTGGGCTTAAAGTCCGACGCAAAGTGAAAACATAAAGAATACGAAGGCAGAGACAGAAATTACggaagatataataaatttaaaGACAAGCTAAAGGATAGTAATGCAAACATGTGGTGAGTCTGGGGGGGGCTGCAAGGGATGACATTCCCAACAGCTTTTAACCGAAACTGTTTTGTCGAGTCAGCAAAACTTTTATGTGAATCCGACTGCATTTTAACATTACCCTCTCAATTCACGAAAGAATTTGGTGTTATCGAACTGAGAAACCTGCTCCTCGCGATTGTATCAGTGGAATATTATACAACGTATGTTGTATTCACATGTCTATGTGACATTCTTTAAACCTTTACTTCTGAAGTCTTTCTTTGGGGGATCCATGTTCACCGCGGCATATTCGCTGACAATACTGCGAATGCCTTTGTAGCCACCGCCTTAGGAGAGCGGAGCCATTTCCATGTACATACTAAAtcatttgttactatgttttaattgccccaaggttctactgtatcgattttgttggctattttcggcaaatttgagactaagagaaacgaaagcaatgaaattgaaagacggataggtaggGGAGAccagggctagttggcggtgttttcattttttaccgctttgattttggtaggtcttgcaaaatagaacacgttaaataaaagggcagactgttggcaacatctttgaattttatgaaaatgatcgatacgttgtcttcatttctatagaccaaaaaaatttgagacgcggaaaagccgccaacttaccccagccccggggtaagtttgcggtatgtatggggtaagttggcgcaatgccaaaaaataagcaataaaaTGGAAATCCGATTACATCAGGGGTCCTTATGAAATGTGGCGTTTgtgttttcaataaaactgtatattattcgaaacttttttattatatttcggtctcaataccccgtcattttgacttcgacgtgtactttatattcaaaagcaaattttcgaagttatTCAGGCGATTGTCCGAAGtaattgtcccctgcattgactagctacacaagaaaaagtttctcttactttggagtgaattccagaaatgaaaatatttgatgactatttttgcactgtaagtagtaccgccaacttgccccgtgtgcgtcaccgccaactttCCCCAGcagcatattttatgaaaaaggatttaaaaaattaattctgcgtatagataggtgtaatatctatacggatactgaaagctcttttcacgcactatcgaaaaatataattcgAGGTATAGATTGAAAACCACTTTAAATAAcacaaattataaaaatttacaaagtatgctcaaacACAATATCGTCCACAGCTTCTActgaacaaaatgttttgcaacaaaaccacattggataatgcgtttcacattattTGAGATTCACAACGAGATACTGCGCTTTATGTCTattagaaacggagaaaaggggattttgccttctgctaaataggagttgggcgttgcacctaagtctaccgcatggtcattgatagaaaataacttatcatcatgttttaccgccgacgccggcacaACAAACTTCACAAATTGATGCTAGCAGAAGTGGTAAAGAATGatcacagtggcgtagccagggggaggttttgggggttaaaacaccccccccccctccaaaaCCAAAATAAATTGAACTGAACAAAAATGTTGGAGGTGAccagtttaaattaaaaaatatttaacatttgaaaaataattttggaagtttattatctgaTCATTTCATTGAGAACTTAGTGTTTCAAAGACTATGAGGTTTTGGTAAATTATGGGAATGGGATCTTGTAGCTGATCTCTTAGTACGGATCTTATAGTTGACAAATCACGTCAATATCAAATAAAAGACTTGCATGAAAACACCCACATagaaactgataaaaatggcgttttccgttggCCTCTAGTAGGCCAGGATcagtttttgatttttcattttcttttgtaCTATCCATTATTCGATTAGCTACGAAGTAGGACTGGAAAtatagaaaattaaaaaaaagttagtgGCTACTTATGATGTACATTTCAGTATTGGATTAAATGGCGTAATACAATTTAGTATTCAATACTCGTTCTTAAATTATGAACTTTGATAGCGAAGAAGAGTAAAATAAATGCTCGAAAACAGTTCTTACGGTCAACATCACATAGCTTCGAAGCCGTCAgctttggaggtttagtattttcgaagaattttgCAACGTAAAACATCTACTGATAAAATAATTTCCTCCCAGATGGATGCATtaattcttcaaacaaattcaGTCTCGAAAAACTTGGTGCCTTCAGTtaagttttcgaaaattttattacaaatcgCTCATGACATGAATGCTCCAAATATTGAgggcaggcattgcatttatcgctcatatgagtaaatgcgtccggataatttgctactgcgaccataaaaactcacatttttacacgaaaagttattggcattcACACAATTTTTCCGGATAAaaacaacgtgttatttctccggataaataaaaccgccagAGAATGAGcaaatgagtttatcacggtatcctttttgcgctcgctgccttgctgttgctattccaaaacacgaaaaaacaagtccatCGTACTTCTTTTTCCGCCTTTCTTTGAAATTAAATGTATATTTTGAcgctccggtgagaaggaaaaaatcaagtaaattttatccggaaaattactctcacgctatttgtggagacggagaattttgtgactcatcttatctcggaaaagttggatatcggataagcttcttctcgcgtgagtgagagagaattacaatgcctgagtCAGGCTATCGAAAGTGAACCTTCAAcacaagttattctgatattactgtgTATGATCAATCTCTTCTGCtcttaataaacaataaaataaattttttatccAAGCCATGTGTCTCTGCAGCTTACAGTAATATTGAAGAAAACTGGATTTAAGAATAATTTTGCAAATATCGAAATAGAAAATCTCGATATGCTACATACATAGAGCTTTCACATCTTCAATAAAGATTAATTTAAATTGattgtattttaaatgaaattcctaagaactttgctgaagacaccaagttttTTACTACttttttgaagagttgattTCCCATGATTAGTTGAAGGAGGATTCACCACTAAATTGATTATATCAGAAGATGTTTTTATGCTGGGAAACTTGTTGCTAAACTTTCACTTAGATACCTTACTTATTAATCAGTCTAAGGCCATGTTGTTATTTGCTGTATCAAGAAGACGTCTCCAGTTCACTCTGTCCATGGCTGTTTGTCGCCTCGTAGGGTACAAAGACTTCTCAGGTCTCCTTCATCTTGGCCGATCACTCCTCCTTGTAGCTGGCGGATTAgtttttaaaaccatttttaccaagtttttAGTCTCATGTACTGTCTGACTCACGGGCGAATGACCAattggttaaagccccaataaacaaaaaaaaatactatgaCGCATTTTTTGACCAGTTCAATTCGCTTTGTTTCAACCGTCAGTGGGATGTACGTCCCCACCATAGTCTCAAGATTGTGTGCCACAATATTGACGTTACCGGCGAAGCTAAAAAGCTGAACGGTCTTCCGAAAAACCGTAGCACTCGTGCCAATCCTCGCTCTTATTATCACACTTTGCCGTAGCCCTTTCCGAGTCTCAAAAGGACTCTAAAGTTTCTCTAGTACTTATCACCAATGATAGCGGAGAAGAAATTTCCGTTCATTAGAACGTGGCCGATTTGGTTCTCAGTTTATTAATCAGGTGATCAAAATGGTGGCGCTCATGTCGCTGAATACGAGCTTTACATTCTGCCGCGGGCCCCAAATGCGCGTAAGATGGGCTTCATGAGAGCAGTGCACGTTGACGATGCTGTAGTTGTAGAAAAGGCATTTGATCCACAGacatcctttcgctgatcgtcTGCTACTTGATTACatgttggcgcatcttgcccaacACTACAAAGCTGATTCCGTTCCATTCCGTCGTTGGTTGTGCCGCCGCTCTAGTAAAATGtaaccgctcgatgcccgcttttccacacattCTGTCCCGCTGAGCAAAGTTCCTATACAATGCTACGGCTTTTAAGTTACGAGTTTTCAGCCCCTCTTGTAGAATTCGTTCGAATCCAGGGAAGCAAAGTGACTTGCAGTTCGATGTGCCAGgtttccaatcgtagtccttTTTTCGTTACGTGGGCTTTGACCGATTGTTCCGATCCCCCTTTTCTTCATGATTCTTCGTAACGTGGTGTTTTGGGCGGCTTGTTGAGTTTGACCCAACCTTCCGTCACGTCGAAGGACAGCCATGCGGGTTTCTTTGCCACCTCACGTATTCAGTTTCCCACTCGCATCTTCTCATTTCGCTTCTACTGCACAAGACGGTAGTACTCAGTCGATgccggcctacagattaaatgtcatcaatagacgcaCAGAGAAGCTTGAGATAGGAGCTTGTGAACACTGGAAAGTATTCACCATTTGACGACCAACATTCGAAGCTGgcggtttcgaaattatgtaaCCTTAGAATATTTGTCGAACATATATTCCACTCTAAAAGTgtatattttttgatttcataaCATTTTATAAAATAAACTTATCTATGAAGTTAtgaaagtttatttttttaacagAATTCAAGTGACTCGGCAATTACGAGCTGAAGAGATAGCGCGATTGATCAGTGTAGTTTCATTCAGGGATTTTAtttttgacaagaaaaacaagaATCATATAAAAACTGTGTGTTGAAGCAGCACGGTTTAGATTGCAATCTACAGTTAGTGTCACATGCAAAAAATAGAACGAATAAAAAGGCTTTTTTGTAGTTATATAACTGAGTTCCATGATGCGgtagttttttacattttatatgTTTATCATTCATAAACCCGAGGCAATGTGGTACTTAATACATTTCGAAACATTCAACGGcaattttatttcacatttgaACGGTAGGTTCCGACAAATATGTTATTGATAATATATCTCAAATAGCTTGCTTGGATTGTGTCACGAATGATATTACACGCTGTGGAAAAGTCATCTCGAAATTAGAAAGCTATTGATGCCCCCACACATTCCTTGATAAACACTGGACGGATGAGTTTCAATAACTTCTTATAATCTACCGGGTCAATtcagaaatatttgaaaaacaaTTCTGGATCTCGTTTGAGCTTCATCGTGAAGGTACGCTAAGCACCAAGTCTATTCCAAGCCGCCATTTATTTTTTGACACTCAACTGATGCTGTAATTTTGGCGAGAAGAGCAAGTCAAAATTTGCAATAGTTTTacagtgaaaatttttcaaaaattgcaatTTAAACCTTTTGACCATATTTAAGTCAAGGTAAATAttctgttttgtttttgacGCATGGTTagtattaagtcagaccggactaagtgacaaaatattgatgttgagaaaaacgggtttagagtttgaatcgcagcatcctctacgttataattgaatttttttttttgccatacttcttgtttatggttacatatttcaaatctggcaaaagtcgaatataGATGAAGAAACTCTTTATCCAATGTTATCATTatcttatttttttatgttttgcggcttagtccggtctgacttaacaccgaccatataaaaAAGTAATTGAAAGTTGAAAATCGCCAAATCGTGCGTTTGATTATATTTTAGCATTAGTTTGCAAACATTTTGGTTCATCAAGCAGTTTTGTAGGTCCTGTATTTCCGGAGAAAACCATGGTTAATCACGTCGCGAAAAACAAGAAACACCGCATAAGTGGCAAGAATACACGGTTTTGGGAAAACGCATTCCAGCGAAAGTGATTCTTCTTCTTTCCGTGGTATTTAACGTTGATTataaaattgtcaaaaatgatttaaaatctTCGTAAAGCTTATTTCTCTGACTTTCACTTCGTGACGCTAGTGGTTGAACTGCCAGACCAGACagaattttcgcaatttaattcatttgttttgctatttataaaaaacctaaTGACGAATCACCCTGTAGTACCACGGCTTTGAATTGGTTAGGGAACATCACGAAGACCATTAGATTAAATGTACTCGAGCAGTGATTCGCAAAAAAGTTTCATACGCACTTGAAGTGTTTGAGATTTTATTGAACAGAAACATGTTCAACAGAAAGTATCTTATAAATTTAATGCATGCGTCAAAATTGTTAGTGGTAGTGAACAGAGACACCCTTTAAAACGTGGTATTGATTACGTAGACGCTACTATTCGCCCTTAGAAACCATCACACATACGATCACAGAGGCTTTTCTTGAATTTCCACACACGTATTCAAACTGATATGAATGTTGTACTGGGAAAACCCTAAGTAATTTTCTGTTCAAGCTAATATTACACAAAGATTTGGGTACATCCAACTGAAAAAGAAAAGTAACCGATTACCTATCACGAGATTTGCCTGTGAAGCGTGCTCCTGTTGTCTGTCGGTAAACAATGCAATCAGCTCAGTCCCACCAAAATGTTAAGTAATAATCATCCATGTACATACTTGGTAAGAATAAGACAAGGGATAAGGAATGGGTAAACGAGAGCACAGCTATTGTTTGTACAGCGTGATGAGACTGGTACACAGGCAGGTTCTTGTGCGGGGATATAGTACGGCGATTACATTTCAGTTTTAAAGTCACTCTTGAACTATTGACACGTTCTGCTTGAGTTGCAAGTGCTGAATAAACGAGAAGTTACTTTGACCGTAGAATGCTATCTATTGATTTGTGTGTAGCTCGTATGGCATACCCAAGGATAGCGGCTGGATAAGTTTGTTTTATCAAACCATTTCAACACTGTaattataacattttttttatctttgcaGATTAATTTTGACGAATGGTTCACTCAGCAACTGCTCGAGGAACTAAAGTTCAAAACACACAACTTCCGAATAATTCGTAAGCGTATCATTTGGCTGATCGGACGATGGACAGGAGTTAGGTTTTCTAAATCCCTACGCCCAGAAGTATATCGTGCTTGTCTCGAGTTACTACACCCTTCCGAAGATT encodes:
- the LOC131683739 gene encoding importin-11 gives rise to the protein MSAESAVYEALMYACSQDAQLLKPAEQKLAEWEIQPGFHLTLVKLFSDQSIDANVRWMASLYFKNGVLKYWRKNAPNAIAPEEREEIKKILLLRFNEPVQQIAIQISVLIGNIARFDCPQEWVELVPTLVEVVQSNDLLVQHRGLLILLHVVKVLSSKRLQRDRNHFEDLTTKLYDFILNLWDGFTQLFYTNIRERASLELCTSNLEKAIISLRILKKLTIYGVYGPHLSPKCMMFIRVVFQRLKELLDCRLQVKQIEKQQIAGCKLSGQMEKFTIKHMKFLNLFFETHPASFVEFIPAAFEFSFNYVFHEGTNLIFEDNVITFPNFAIQCLNLIKGILSHNLIHVDSDREQIINKAKNEFFTPERLSYIFEKIIMHYFLLTSEEFELWDSDPESYVLDEGGDSWKYNLRCCTEAFYMILFQKYSPMLIIELQKFISKSQSLALTESSDITDLLIKDSIYNATGLAVFNLFDEINFDEWFTQQLLEELKFKTHNFRIIRKRIIWLIGRWTGVRFSKSLRPEVYRACLELLHPSEDLAVRLTASKTLKNIMDDFEFDAEQFLEFLEPVITLLFSLLKEANECDTKMTVLYVMSFIIEKMSMAIKLEVENLVQYLPLLWEESREHDMLRCAIISTLLQTIKALYEIPAGEPVVAFIYQIIELSTNVNEPSHVYLLDEGLELWLIVVQYSKTMNHDLLRLCDNLLPLIEQSSSNLRTCLAITQTYIFLCPEIFLPRHGKDIIKTCHYILSDLRAEGVIVIYRLFLTVLRAAPKYSIELLRPYLVEIFKKYYDHEAYLQINQIYLQMIARVLILDQVTFSMVLTELAIPDALEKIITTWINEMPAVARSNEKKLLALALTSLITVSNDVIFENFSGILTNLSETLNDITNDDEQSGSKVDSLILTDDNEEEIGMMMFGYGFIDTENMQNETPHYDRCRAVCLQDPTHVIVLKDYLQSQLITLKSNIGAERYQSLLSRIDLQILKELSDFVTLGIQLPVQDLQ